The genome window CCTCTACCCCACTGAGGGCATCCATTAGCCCTTGTTGCTCAATAAGTAACTGTCTACTCTGCCTGGCAAGCTTAGCCATCAAAGGATGAGCAAAATCCTCACTATCCGCCGCCAGCATTCCAGCCGCTGCGCAAGAAGTGCCTCCCGCAATCGCGGAACGCTCCAGCAACAAAACATCCTGTCCACGGGAAGCAAGCTCATACGCAATGGCACAACCAACAACACCTCCGCCTACAATAATCGTTTCTGCATGAATTTTATCCGGATTATCAGTTACACTTTTGCTTCTTGATTCCGTTTCAGAGTTCAGTTGATGACTGAAATGATTCCTGTTCTGACCCGTTACGATCTCATTCATCCTCTCATCTCCTTTCACCGGCTTAGACTTCCTGTAGCAACGATAGCCTGCCTTAGTGATGCAGCTGCCCTATCCGGGGAATCGCTCGACCATACATTTGAGATCACGGCGACTCCCTGTGCCCCTGCAGAGCGAATCGCGTCGATGTTTCCCGGCTCTATGCCCCCGATCGCGATGACAGGAATGGAGACACCTCTGCATACTTCATCAAGAGCATATAATCCTCTTGGTTCTAGATCTGGCTTGCTGTTGGTCGCGAAGACATGCCCGAAGAAAAGGTAATCAGCTCCCTGTTCTTCAGCGATTTTTGCCTCATCGATGGAATGAACAGATACACCCAAACGAAGCCGCTGCTTTTTGCTTATGACAGCATTGTAGGAGTTGTACTTGCGCAATGCGTCTTGCCCCCAATGAACACCGCCATAGAGATCATTCTGTGAAGGCAGTTCTGAACCATTGATAACGATGCGACAAGATGGAACGCCAACACCACGCAGACTTTCAGCCCAACTGATCTTGTCTTGCCATGTAAGTTGTTTCTCTCGTATATGAATATAGTCCACCCATGGCCAAACGTCCTTGGCTGCTTTTACAAAAGATGCTCGATCTCCTGCACCCGTAGATACAACATGCAATTCAAATGATTCGTGAACATGCTCATGAAAAATTGCGGTCCCCTCCCTCTCCTTCCAGGCGTGAATGCTATGAAACACAAAAAAAGCCACTCCCGTAGGGGAGTGGCTGCGTATGAATTATAGGATCAGATCACTGACTGATGCATACAGTTCATTTCGTGCAGTACAGCTATAGACCTATAGCCATAACGTTATACACGCAACTGCATGTCAATTTGCTAAGCAAACGGTTGAAATCCTCTCGAGTTGCCGTTTGCTCACGTCATTCACTGAAACGCGCTCGCCACTTCCCTACGCTGGTATGATCCAGATCAGGTGCAAAGGGTCCGGAATCGCATTCATCCATCTCAGCCGCATCGTGCGGCCCCCCTAGTGTTCATATGAAGTTGTAGCCTATGTTACCATAGACGGATTTTTTTGTCACCGTCATTTATGCTAAACATGGTCTTGAATCGTCTAGTTTTTCTCAGACCACTCTTCGACATTCCATGTTTTGGTGACCCAACCCTCGTAAAAATCAGGTTCATGAGAAACCAGTAATACCGTTCCCTTGAATTCTTTCAAGGCCCGTTGCAACTCCGCTTTGGCTGTGACATCCAGATGGTTCGTTGGCTCATCGAATAAAATCCAGTTGCTTTCACGCATTAAGAGTTTGCATAAACGAACCTTGGCTTGTTCTCCACCACTCAGCATGTTGAGCGGACGGGTAATGTGCTCATTTTTCAACCCGCAGCGAGCGAGATGACCCCGCACCTCGTTCTGGGTCAAATGGGAAAACTCATTCCAGACATCCTCAATCGGCGTGATATTCCCAGCACGAACTTCCTGTTCAAAATAGGCCGTTTCGAGATAATCTCCCAAAAAGGTCTTTCCACTCAGTGGAGATATTTTCCCAAGGATGGTCTTCAGCAGTGTCGATTTACCCACACCATTACAGCCTACGATGGCAATTTTCTCACCACGTTCAATCGTCATCGTCATTTTGGGAAGCAAAGGATACGTATATCCAATTTCAAAATCAATACCCTCAAAGACCGTTTTGCTACTCGCGCGGGCATCCTTGAATTTGAACGTTGGTTTAGCCGCTTCATCTGGGCGATCAATACGTTCAATCTTATCCAGCTGTTTCTCCCGGCTCTTCGCTCGACCTGAAGTTGAAGCCCGCGCCTTGTTACGCTGAATGAAATCTTCCTGCTTCTTGATGTACTCTTGCTGCTTCTCGTACGCATCAATATGCTGGGCTTTATTCATATCAGCCATCTCCAGGAACTTGTTATAGTTCGCTGCATATCTCGTTAATTTGGCAAATTCCAAATGATAAATGACATTCACGACTTCATTCATGAATTCCGTGTCATGGGAGATTAAGAGGAACGCGTGCGGGTAGTCCTTCAGGTAACGTGACAACCACTCAATGTGCTCTACATCCAGATAGTTGGTTGGCTCATCCAGTAGCAGAGCTGTAGGTTTCTCGAGCAGAAGCTTGGCAAGCAGCACCTTGGTACGTTGTCCACCACTTAGAGCTGCAACATCTCGATCAAGACCAATTGCAGACAAACCAAGACCATTGGCCATCTCTTCGACTTTGACGTCAATCAGATAAAAGTCGCCCTGCTCCAGTTGTTCCTGAATATCGCCCATCTCTTCCAGCAACTGCTCCAGCTTATCTGGATCTGCATCTGCCATCTGGTCTGTGATATTCATCATTTCTTTTTCCAGTTCAAGCAACGGAAGGAAAGCATCCTTAAGCACATCACGAATCGTTTTGCCTGGCGTAAGCTTTGTGTGCTGATCCAGATATCCATAACGGACTTTAGGTGTCCATTCCACTTTTCCACTGTCTTTAAGCAATTTACCGGTAAGGATGTTCATTAATGTAGATTTACCTACACCATTGGCACCAACAAGTCCTACGCGCTCTCCGGCGAGTAAACGAAACGATACATTTTTAAATAACGTGCGATCTCCAAAATTGTGACTCACGTTCTCTACTGACAATAAACTCATAAGATGAGGTTGCTCCTATCTATTAGACATTACTTTTATTATGGTTCCGAAACCCTATTCTAGCACAGGTCTCATCTTTTCTGAAAGTAATGTAAACAGTTCAGGAACCTCTTCCATGATTTTTCATACAGGCTTCCCTAACGATTAGAGCAGTTATATTCGAAATAACCTTGCGCAGCTGCTTGTTTTGCATCTGTGAACACCTCTTCGGCGCGGTAACCATTACCACATGTGGAGCGATAGTAGTACTTGATACCCGTTAATGGATCTACTCCACCTACGATTGCTGTTTTCTTCACAAGCCTGCCTCCACCAATTGCGTAATTGTTGATCTTCTGGTCACCAACACCTATACCTTGGATAAAGGCCATAATTCCTGTATCGTTGATGGAGTTGTACCAATCTTCCTGTGCTATCATGGGCATCGTAAATGTATAGGATACACCGTTCTTTCTGGCAAACTCATTATGGCGATTAATCACATCAGCAAGATCATCCTGCACAGAAGTCACAATCCGGCTTCGTCGAACTTGTTCAAATACGCTGCTATCTTGAAGTAAAGGAATCTGTGTGGTTGAAACCAGTTCTTTTTGAAAGCCCTCCACCCATCTCCCTGCGCTTGCGTCGTAGGCATAGACATAGTCGTCCAATGTAAAGTTAATACTGTTACCGTATGAATCTGAATATGTATAAGGTTTCTTGGGACTCCATACTTGCCTGAAAGAATCTTCCAGGTTACCTGTCAACTCTGTTTCTGTGGACAACATATAATAGCCATCGTAATCCAGAATAACCACGGCAGGAATGTAATTAAACATGTTTCGAATAGCTGCGGCATCATCCTGAATCCCCATATTCAAAGCCATCGTCTGAGT of Paenibacillus sp. FSL R5-0517 contains these proteins:
- a CDS encoding thiamine phosphate synthase gives rise to the protein MFHSIHAWKEREGTAIFHEHVHESFELHVVSTGAGDRASFVKAAKDVWPWVDYIHIREKQLTWQDKISWAESLRGVGVPSCRIVINGSELPSQNDLYGGVHWGQDALRKYNSYNAVISKKQRLRLGVSVHSIDEAKIAEEQGADYLFFGHVFATNSKPDLEPRGLYALDEVCRGVSIPVIAIGGIEPGNIDAIRSAGAQGVAVISNVWSSDSPDRAAASLRQAIVATGSLSR
- a CDS encoding ABC-F family ATP-binding cassette domain-containing protein — translated: MSLLSVENVSHNFGDRTLFKNVSFRLLAGERVGLVGANGVGKSTLMNILTGKLLKDSGKVEWTPKVRYGYLDQHTKLTPGKTIRDVLKDAFLPLLELEKEMMNITDQMADADPDKLEQLLEEMGDIQEQLEQGDFYLIDVKVEEMANGLGLSAIGLDRDVAALSGGQRTKVLLAKLLLEKPTALLLDEPTNYLDVEHIEWLSRYLKDYPHAFLLISHDTEFMNEVVNVIYHLEFAKLTRYAANYNKFLEMADMNKAQHIDAYEKQQEYIKKQEDFIQRNKARASTSGRAKSREKQLDKIERIDRPDEAAKPTFKFKDARASSKTVFEGIDFEIGYTYPLLPKMTMTIERGEKIAIVGCNGVGKSTLLKTILGKISPLSGKTFLGDYLETAYFEQEVRAGNITPIEDVWNEFSHLTQNEVRGHLARCGLKNEHITRPLNMLSGGEQAKVRLCKLLMRESNWILFDEPTNHLDVTAKAELQRALKEFKGTVLLVSHEPDFYEGWVTKTWNVEEWSEKN